The sequence GGGCCGCGCCGCCGGCCGCTGCGCCTGCGCCTGCTTGCGGATGGTCGAGACCATGCTGCTTACGACGCCGACGAAGACGAGAACGACCCAGACGAGAGTTCCAAGGTCGCGCACGGCGGCGAGCTACTTGCCGGGGCCTGAGATCGGCGGCGCCTGCGAGTCGGTCGCGGTTTCCGTTGAGGTTCCGATCGCCGAGCGCATCTCAGTGTCGGCCTGAACGTTGCGGAGGCGGTAATAGTCCATGACGCCGAGGTTGCCGCTGCGAAACGCCGCCGCGATCGCCTGCGGAATCGTCGCTTCGGCCTCGACGACCTTGGCGCGCATCGCCTGCGTTTCCGCCTTCTGTTCTTGCTCGGCCGCCTGCGCCGCGTATTGCCGCTCCGCGGCCTTCGCCTGTGCGATCCGGCGGTCGGCTTCGGCTTGACTCGTCTGCAGCTCCGCGCCGATGTTCTTGCCGACGTCGACGTCGGCGATGTCGATGGAGACGATCTCGAACGCCGTACCCGCGTCGAGCCCCTTCGCCAGCACCGCCTTGCTGATGCGATCGGGATATTCGAGGACTTCCTTATGGTCCACCGCCGCGCCCACGGCGGAGACGACGCCCTCGCCGACGCGCGCTATGATCGTCGGCTCGCCCGCGCCTC is a genomic window of Candidatus Binatia bacterium containing:
- the floA gene encoding flotillin-like protein FloA (flotillin-like protein involved in membrane lipid rafts), producing MVAVSGAVIIILVIIAFFAFLYYFPIGLWIRTIAAGVPLGIIALVRMRLIGIPPSVIVTNYVRARKAGLNLTVDQMQSHYLAGGNVENVTLAMIAAQRAQIPLEWQRAAAIDLAGRNVLEALQTSVNPKVIETPTFQGVAQNGIQLNVKARITVRSNLDRYVGGAGEPTIIARVGEGVVSAVGAAVDHKEVLEYPDRISKAVLAKGLDAGTAFEIVSIDIADVDVGKNIGAELQTSQAEADRRIAQAKAAERQYAAQAAEQEQKAETQAMRAKVVEAEATIPQAIAAAFRSGNLGVMDYYRLRNVQADTEMRSAIGTSTETATDSQAPPISGPGK